One segment of Hemibagrus wyckioides isolate EC202008001 linkage group LG05, SWU_Hwy_1.0, whole genome shotgun sequence DNA contains the following:
- the fpgt gene encoding fucose-1-phosphate guanylyltransferase, whose amino-acid sequence MAEQIKHSKNTQLEKSTKDKVDKFNRIRGAEVKPGGFWDLVVITAVDEEQRCSYEVQLKEKIHRGDLPPTVYHVFADPPGEKIGNGGSTLHVLQLLKDEYGESLSRFRVLLIHAGGWSQRLPHVSALGKIFMALPLGDRVYQMLDLKLLMYVDFPAHMNPGVLVTCADDVMLYSAIQSVEFNKPGFTALAHPSPLSIGQSHGVFILEHGDELPVRDVEYRTCLRFLHKPSVDVMRGSGAVFRKHDEEVVYTDSTYYISHGTVEMLLNLFHEIRPLRCEIDAYGDFLQSLGTSATAEYTNNTENVMKQEKDLVEVRKKIFQHLRGTQLNVVILNESKFYHLGTMEEYLFHLTGDVCLREELGLQTITFSSCSQGVCENKNLCFIQSIVHPSVQVCEGSMVEFSRLEDGVELGQSSIISSCWVDRGLSVPSNTFMHTLAVCSDCRTQFVTVAFGVRDDLKKTVPSRADVSRLEVFGVSVGECVSRWGLSVGDIRFSGDGCVRNLWTCRMFPVCEDMRSSFSTTLQMVRAAHRNEIVSLHKHTLLSLQEILQQKDLESMLKFRNSLHKDILWEKTDTTMSVSI is encoded by the exons ATGGCAGAGCAAATAAAACACTCCAAAAACACACAGCTGGAGAAGTCCACTAAAGACAAAGTGGATAAATTCAACAGAATAAGGG GTGCTGAGGTGAAACCAGGTGGGTTTTGGGACCTGGTGGTGATCACAGCAGTAGATGAAGAGCAAAGATGTTCGTATGAAGTACAGCTGAAGGAGAAGATCCACAGAGGAGATCTGCCCCCCACTGTTTATCACGTCTTTGCAGATCCTCCAGGAGAAAAAATAG gtaATGGAGGCTCGACACTACATGTTCTGCAGCTCCTGAAGGATGAGTATGGAGAGTCTTTATCCAGATTCAGAGTGCTCCTCATCCACGCTG gAGGGTGGAGTCAGCGTTTACCCCACGTCAGTGCTCTGGGGAAGATCTTCATGGCTCTTCCTCTAGGAGATCGTGTCTATCAGATGTTGGATCTGAAGCTGCTCATGTATGTGGACTTTCCTGCTCACATGAATCCTGGCGTGTTGGTCACTTGTGCTGATGACGTCATGCTGTACAGCGCCATCCAAAGTGTAGAGTTTAATAAACCTGGCTTCACTGCCCTTGCACACCCCTCCCCCCTGTCCATCGGTCAGTCACACGGTGTGTTCATTCTCGAACACGGAGATGAGCTGCCTGTCCGCGACGTGGAATATAGAACATGTCTCCGGTTCCTGCACAAACCTAGCGTGGATGTAATGCGCGGGAGCGGTGCCGTGTTCAGGAAGCATGATGAGGAGGTGGTCTACACTGACAGCACATACTACATTAGTCATGGCACGGTGGAGATGCTGCTAAACTTATTCCATGAAATTAGACCCCTGAGGTGTGAGATTGATGCCTATGGAGATTTTCTGCAAAGTTTAGGAACCAGCGCTACAGCTGAGTACACAAACAACACTGAGAATGTCATGAAGCAGGAGAAAGATCTGGTGGAAGTCAGAAAGAAGATCTTCCAGCATCTCAGAGGAACACAGCTGAATGTTGTAATCCTCAACGAGTCCAAATTCTACCACCTGGGCACCATGGAAGAGTATCTGTTCCACCTCACTGGAGATGTGTGTCTACGAGAGGAACTCGGTCTCCAGACCATCACCTTCAGCTCCTGTtctcagggtgtgtgtgagaataaaaaCTTGTGTTTTATACAGAGTATTGTCCATCCGAGTGTGCAAGTATGtgagggcagcatggtggagtTCTCCAGGCTGGAGGATGGAGTGGAGCTGGGCCAGAGCTCTATCATCAGCAGCTGCTGGGTGGACAGGGGTCTCTCTGTCCCCTCCAACACCTTCATGCACACGTTAGCTGTGTGTTCAGATTGCAGGACACAGTTTGTAACTGTGGCGTTTGGTGTTCGGGACGATCTGAAGAAGACAGTGCCCAGCCGTGCAGATGTGAGCAGGTTGGAGGTGTTTGGTGTttctgtgggagagtgtgtgagccGCTGGGGCCTGAGTGTGGGGGACATCAGGTTCTCAGGAGATGGGTGTGTCCGTAACCTGTGGACCTGCCGCATGTTTCCTGTGTGTGAGGACATGAGGAGCTCGTTCTCCACCACGCTGCAGATGGTCCGAGCAGCTCACAGAAATGAAATTGTGagtttacacaaacacacactgctctcattgCAGGAAATCCTCCAGCAGAAAGACCTGGAGAGCATGCTGAAGTTCAGAAACAGTCTGCACAAGGACATTCTGTGGGAAAAAACAGATACAACAATGTCCGTGTCCATCTAA